Proteins encoded in a region of the Cytobacillus luteolus genome:
- a CDS encoding alpha/beta hydrolase, with the protein MKKISIISISIIIFLTASYGFVGNYFYNYALNADKKKEFLQDNPHLERTEAVLAEVAEASELADAEFSKKHSPSRLTIVSEDDLKLNGYLFENEGTTQKWAIVVHGYNGNSTQMTRYVRNFYENGYHVLTPDLRGHGDSEGHYIGMGWDDRKDMLLWINQIIEKDPQAEILLYGISMGGATVMMTSGESLPANVKVIVEDCGYSSVVDEFTYQLDDLFGLPKFPVMNAANTITKIRAGYDLNEASAVEQVAKSNTPILFIHGDADTFVPYTMLDEVYNAANVEKEKLIIPGAGHGEAEKVDPEKYWNTIWNFVNKFM; encoded by the coding sequence ATGAAAAAAATTAGTATAATCTCAATTAGTATCATCATCTTCCTTACAGCTTCCTATGGTTTTGTTGGGAATTATTTTTATAACTACGCATTAAATGCGGATAAAAAGAAGGAGTTCCTTCAAGATAACCCACACCTCGAAAGAACTGAGGCCGTGTTGGCTGAAGTTGCAGAAGCTAGTGAACTAGCTGATGCGGAGTTTTCTAAGAAGCATTCACCAAGTCGACTAACGATTGTTTCTGAAGATGATTTAAAATTGAATGGCTACCTTTTTGAAAATGAGGGTACTACTCAGAAGTGGGCAATAGTAGTACATGGCTACAATGGAAATAGTACTCAAATGACTAGATATGTTCGGAATTTTTATGAAAATGGTTACCATGTGCTAACTCCTGATTTACGTGGACATGGAGATAGCGAAGGGCATTATATCGGTATGGGTTGGGATGACCGAAAAGATATGCTTCTTTGGATCAATCAAATTATAGAGAAGGACCCACAAGCAGAGATTCTTTTATACGGTATATCTATGGGTGGAGCTACAGTTATGATGACATCTGGGGAGAGTCTACCTGCTAATGTTAAAGTAATTGTTGAGGATTGTGGATATTCAAGTGTAGTTGATGAGTTCACATACCAGCTTGATGACTTGTTCGGATTACCTAAGTTTCCAGTTATGAATGCTGCGAACACAATAACTAAAATTCGTGCTGGCTATGATCTAAACGAGGCTTCCGCTGTGGAACAAGTTGCAAAGAGTAACACTCCTATTCTCTTTATCCATGGCGATGCTGACACCTTTGTTCCATACACCATGCTTGATGAAGTCTACAATGCCGCAAACGTCGAAAAAGAGAAACTTATCATTCCTGGCGCTGGGCATGGTGAAGCAGAAAAAGTAGACCCTGAAAAATACTGGAACACCATCTGGAACTTCGTAAACAAATTTATGTAA
- a CDS encoding DUF4230 domain-containing protein — protein sequence MKKQDELLLQLESIVKELQAGRDESATTVAMGQKSRMPNLSGLFLRYFFKIWGLKIIGLFIICTVLIAGTVWYFSGSTFTQRETAFVEQVQELSTLATAQAHIKVIIEQQDNKIFGKDITVNIPGTKRELLLVVPATVIAGVDLKNLTNDRVDVNEKQKEITLTLPHATFIQEPSIQMDKVRAFSDEGLFRTEVRWSEGFELAAEAQELIKQEALEVGLLQTAENSAERVLKEFFSNLGYTVTVNYK from the coding sequence TTGAAAAAGCAGGATGAGTTGTTACTACAGCTTGAAAGTATAGTAAAGGAGTTACAGGCTGGTCGGGATGAGTCAGCTACAACTGTTGCTATGGGCCAAAAAAGTAGAATGCCTAATCTCTCCGGTTTGTTTTTACGCTATTTTTTTAAGATATGGGGCTTGAAAATTATTGGGCTTTTTATCATTTGTACTGTACTCATAGCAGGAACGGTATGGTATTTTTCAGGCAGTACCTTCACTCAACGGGAAACAGCATTCGTTGAACAGGTTCAGGAGTTATCGACCCTTGCCACTGCGCAAGCGCACATAAAGGTGATCATAGAACAACAAGACAATAAGATTTTTGGTAAAGATATAACTGTAAATATTCCAGGAACAAAAAGAGAGCTACTATTAGTTGTACCTGCTACAGTGATTGCGGGTGTGGATTTAAAGAATTTAACCAATGATAGAGTAGATGTAAATGAAAAGCAAAAAGAGATTACCCTCACACTGCCTCACGCAACGTTTATACAAGAGCCCTCTATTCAGATGGATAAAGTAAGAGCATTTTCAGATGAAGGGTTATTCCGCACTGAGGTCAGGTGGTCAGAAGGATTTGAGCTTGCAGCAGAGGCCCAAGAACTAATAAAACAAGAAGCATTAGAAGTTGGCTTATTACAAACAGCAGAAAATAGTGCAGAAAGAGTCCTTAAAGAATTCTTTAGTAACCTTGGATACACTGTAACTGTAAACTATAAATAA
- a CDS encoding MFS transporter — protein MSTALTKEAQNQNENKEKIWSRDFTLICLSNFFIFLGFQMTLPTIPLFVEQLGGNDQLIGVVVGIFTFSALIMRPFAGHALESKGRKFVYLAGLIIFVISVGSFGFASALMFLFFLRIIQGIGWGFSTTASGTIATDLIPPKRRGEGMGYYGLFGNVALAAGPTLGLTLVGVLTFKQLFLICAALGLVAVMLSSTINYRQVEKPTTKAKRWDIYEKSALPPSILLFFITVTFGGIASFLPLYTVEKGIEGIQWYFFLFAIGIMISRTLAGRIYDLKGHRAVFPAGSLSIFSAMLLLAWLPNSTVLYIAAILYGLGFGSIQPALQAWSVQSASLNRKGMANATFFSSFDLGVGIGAIGFGQIAYLFGYSSIYVASALSVSISILLYFFVLGKKTK, from the coding sequence ATGAGCACAGCCTTGACCAAAGAAGCCCAGAATCAGAATGAAAATAAAGAGAAGATTTGGTCAAGAGATTTCACTTTGATCTGTTTATCAAATTTCTTTATTTTTCTTGGCTTTCAAATGACGTTGCCTACCATACCACTTTTTGTTGAACAACTTGGTGGAAATGATCAATTGATTGGTGTTGTTGTGGGGATTTTCACTTTTTCTGCATTAATTATGAGGCCATTTGCTGGTCATGCACTTGAGTCAAAAGGAAGAAAATTTGTTTACCTAGCTGGGTTAATCATATTCGTAATTTCAGTAGGCTCATTTGGCTTTGCATCTGCCCTAATGTTTTTATTTTTTTTGAGAATCATTCAAGGGATTGGATGGGGATTTTCAACTACAGCTTCTGGAACCATAGCGACTGATCTTATACCACCGAAAAGACGTGGCGAAGGAATGGGTTATTATGGATTATTCGGAAACGTTGCGCTTGCTGCGGGTCCAACTCTAGGCTTGACTCTGGTTGGCGTTCTAACTTTCAAACAATTATTTCTTATATGCGCAGCACTTGGTTTGGTTGCAGTCATGTTGTCATCAACGATTAACTATCGTCAGGTTGAAAAACCTACGACGAAAGCCAAAAGGTGGGACATTTATGAAAAGTCCGCATTACCACCTTCTATACTTCTATTTTTTATAACGGTTACGTTTGGGGGAATTGCTTCTTTCTTACCTTTATACACTGTTGAAAAAGGGATTGAAGGCATTCAATGGTACTTCTTTCTATTCGCGATTGGCATTATGATCTCTAGAACATTAGCTGGACGAATTTATGATCTGAAAGGTCATAGAGCAGTCTTTCCAGCAGGGTCTCTATCCATTTTTAGCGCCATGCTTTTGCTCGCATGGTTACCGAATAGCACCGTATTATACATAGCAGCTATTCTTTATGGGTTAGGCTTCGGTTCAATCCAACCTGCTCTACAAGCATGGTCCGTCCAATCAGCATCACTAAATCGAAAAGGAATGGCAAATGCTACTTTTTTCTCCTCCTTTGACCTTGGTGTAGGTATAGGTGCAATTGGATTCGGTCAAATCGCATACCTATTTGGATATAGCAGCATCTATGTGGCATCTGCGTTATCCGTATCTATTTCTATTCTCCTATACTTTTTCGTTTTAGGGAAAAAAACAAAATAA
- a CDS encoding DoxX family membrane protein: protein MIEYAVAFVFIISGLMKIFSSTLGSYFISLGLPEPILIMNIVAIIEIICGIFILLGKSVKNASILLLVIMIGAFLLTKVPLLHTGLLHFAFHARLDIVMLILLYILYSKSYR from the coding sequence TTGATTGAATATGCAGTTGCATTTGTGTTCATTATTTCAGGGCTTATGAAGATTTTCAGTTCAACACTGGGCAGTTACTTTATCTCTTTAGGTCTACCAGAGCCAATTCTTATTATGAATATTGTCGCTATTATTGAGATCATTTGTGGAATCTTTATTCTTTTAGGCAAAAGCGTTAAAAATGCTTCGATTCTCTTACTCGTAATTATGATTGGTGCGTTTTTATTAACTAAAGTACCACTGCTTCATACTGGACTTTTGCATTTTGCTTTTCATGCGAGATTAGATATTGTCATGCTCATTCTTCTTTACATCCTTTATTCGAAGTCCTATCGTTAA
- a CDS encoding Glu/Leu/Phe/Val family dehydrogenase, giving the protein MVSQTRVIVQESLDALLEDKTFLPELTNKTREQAFTSLGAILSTPNHVNKAFLRIPLEDGKVVRIPAFRVQHNNTLGPYKGGIRFHESVNEEEVVNLASLMTLKCALHEVPFGGGKGGVVLDPRTISIKELHSVCKKYVQYFSDILGPDKDIPAPDVGSGEREMDWMMAEYKSIRPGQPYRGSFTGKSVVNGGSLGRREATGKGVYFTFRYMLYDFMKEQKNLLAKTDNLFAKTALAHENKPLTMAVQGFGNVGSVAALEAYHCTHMQNKIVAVSDRNVTLYNSDGLDIPTLVKFTAQNRGDLPSTDELLANAGVKAEILDRSDVLYLDVDCIMLAALEDQIHKDNMDKIKASIIVEGANAPVTSEADAYLNANGAIIIPDILANAGGVIVSYFEWLQGRETQFYSEEEVYKLLYDKMQSTMSTILPTYFSDPFSLRQNCYIQSVMKLSTILYRQGKLY; this is encoded by the coding sequence ATGGTTAGTCAAACAAGAGTAATTGTTCAAGAATCTTTGGATGCTTTATTGGAGGATAAAACATTCTTACCAGAATTAACCAATAAAACAAGAGAGCAGGCTTTTACATCCTTAGGAGCCATTCTTTCTACCCCTAACCATGTTAATAAGGCATTTTTGCGAATACCTTTAGAGGATGGGAAGGTTGTTAGAATCCCTGCTTTTCGAGTTCAACATAATAACACGCTTGGTCCTTATAAAGGGGGAATTCGTTTCCACGAGTCGGTTAATGAGGAAGAAGTAGTCAATCTCGCTTCTCTTATGACACTAAAGTGTGCACTTCACGAGGTTCCGTTTGGCGGAGGTAAGGGTGGAGTGGTATTAGATCCCCGAACAATTTCGATTAAAGAATTACATTCAGTCTGTAAAAAATACGTTCAGTATTTTAGTGATATTCTAGGGCCCGATAAAGATATTCCTGCTCCAGATGTTGGATCAGGGGAACGTGAAATGGACTGGATGATGGCTGAATACAAAAGCATTCGCCCAGGCCAACCATATCGAGGGAGTTTTACAGGAAAAAGTGTAGTCAATGGAGGGTCGCTCGGCCGTAGGGAAGCGACAGGAAAAGGAGTATACTTTACTTTCCGTTATATGCTTTATGACTTTATGAAGGAGCAAAAAAATCTCTTAGCAAAAACCGATAACCTATTTGCAAAAACAGCATTGGCTCATGAAAATAAGCCGCTCACTATGGCCGTACAAGGCTTTGGTAATGTAGGCTCTGTGGCTGCTCTTGAAGCTTATCACTGCACTCATATGCAAAATAAGATTGTGGCGGTAAGTGATCGTAATGTTACTCTATATAATTCAGATGGCTTAGATATTCCTACTTTAGTAAAATTCACTGCCCAAAACAGAGGAGATTTGCCCTCAACTGATGAATTATTAGCAAATGCTGGTGTGAAAGCAGAAATTTTAGACCGTTCAGACGTACTTTATTTAGATGTGGATTGTATAATGTTAGCAGCTTTAGAGGACCAAATCCACAAGGATAACATGGATAAAATTAAAGCATCCATCATCGTCGAAGGTGCAAATGCTCCGGTGACAAGTGAAGCTGATGCTTACTTAAATGCTAATGGGGCCATTATTATACCTGACATATTAGCAAATGCAGGTGGTGTTATTGTTTCTTACTTCGAGTGGTTACAAGGTCGAGAAACTCAGTTTTACAGTGAAGAAGAAGTCTATAAACTCTTATACGATAAAATGCAATCAACAATGAGTACAATTCTTCCTACCTATTTTAGTGACCCATTTTCATTACGACAAAACTGTTACATCCAGTCCGTCATGAAACTATCCACCATCCTATATAGGCAAGGGAAATTATATTAA
- a CDS encoding CoA-disulfide reductase → MKFVIIGGDAAGMSAAMQIVRNSSGHEITVLEKGGIYSYGQCGLPYVVSGKIESTDKLIARTQDEFKDKYGIDARVYHDVKKIDQERKVVQGINRETGTPFEIPYDRLLVATGVSPVVPKWEGVQLPGVFTLKTIPDANEIIDYLEKDVQNVTVIGGGYIGLEMAESFAELGKNVTIIERNQQLAKIFDEDLAELIHEEAKKQNITLKFGESVESFKGEAHVETVITDKGEYKADLVLIAIGVKPNVSLLEGSGVHTSVNGAIQVNAYMQTNVKDIFAAGDCSTHYHRIKERDDHIPLGTHANKQGQIAGLNMINQPHTFKGVVGTSVIKFFNLTLGRTGLSENEAKGLNIPYGTVTIKTKDIAGYYPESERMTVKLVYHKQSHSLLGGQIIGGNGVDKRIDVLATALFNSMTMEQLLELDLAYAPPYNGVWDPIQQAARRVK, encoded by the coding sequence ATGAAATTCGTAATTATTGGTGGAGATGCAGCGGGAATGAGTGCAGCTATGCAGATTGTGCGCAATAGCTCTGGTCATGAAATTACTGTTTTAGAAAAGGGAGGCATTTATTCATACGGACAGTGCGGTCTCCCTTATGTAGTAAGCGGTAAAATTGAGTCTACTGATAAGTTAATTGCACGTACTCAGGATGAGTTTAAAGATAAATATGGAATAGATGCCAGGGTCTATCATGATGTTAAAAAAATTGACCAGGAACGCAAAGTGGTCCAAGGCATAAACCGTGAAACAGGAACACCCTTTGAAATCCCCTATGATCGTCTTCTAGTTGCTACTGGGGTAAGTCCGGTCGTGCCTAAATGGGAGGGAGTGCAGCTTCCGGGTGTTTTTACATTAAAAACAATTCCAGATGCAAACGAAATAATCGATTATCTAGAAAAAGATGTCCAGAATGTCACGGTTATTGGCGGAGGATATATCGGACTAGAGATGGCTGAAAGCTTTGCAGAATTAGGAAAGAATGTAACAATTATTGAAAGAAATCAACAATTGGCTAAAATTTTTGACGAAGATCTGGCGGAACTCATCCATGAGGAAGCGAAGAAGCAGAATATTACCCTGAAATTTGGTGAATCTGTAGAGAGTTTTAAAGGTGAGGCTCATGTAGAGACTGTCATTACTGATAAAGGTGAGTATAAAGCAGACCTTGTCCTGATAGCAATAGGTGTAAAGCCAAATGTCTCGTTACTTGAAGGGAGCGGGGTTCATACAAGTGTTAACGGAGCTATCCAGGTAAATGCTTATATGCAAACGAATGTTAAGGATATTTTTGCTGCAGGAGACTGCTCCACTCACTACCATCGAATAAAAGAAAGAGATGACCATATCCCACTAGGGACTCATGCAAATAAACAGGGGCAAATCGCTGGACTAAATATGATAAATCAACCTCATACATTTAAAGGAGTAGTAGGTACATCTGTTATTAAATTTTTCAATCTAACCCTAGGTCGAACAGGCTTATCTGAAAATGAAGCGAAGGGTCTTAACATTCCTTATGGTACAGTAACCATAAAGACAAAAGATATTGCTGGATACTACCCAGAAAGTGAAAGAATGACTGTTAAACTTGTGTATCATAAGCAAAGTCACAGTCTACTCGGTGGTCAAATCATTGGAGGCAATGGAGTAGATAAACGAATCGATGTACTAGCAACTGCATTATTCAACTCGATGACAATGGAACAATTACTAGAATTAGATTTAGCCTATGCACCACCTTATAATGGAGTGTGGGACCCTATTCAGCAAGCAGCTAGAAGGGTAAAGTAA
- the hemG gene encoding protoporphyrinogen oxidase — MKTILVVGGGVTGLSAMHELHKWKKENKADVRLILSEASEILGGKIRTLSDSGFVMETGADSIVARKANTMTFIKDLGLENEVVYNATGRSFIYVDGELKSIPDDSIFGIPMSIESLAKSTLISAEGKVEALKDFYTKNESFTKDDSVGSFLEFCFGKELVEKQIGPVLSGVYSGTLADLTIASTLPYLIDYKNEYGSVIKGFEAHKAKFQNSSGGQKFISFNTGMGTLIDAYEDTFKDDVEVLKNHPVTAIDKNDEGYRVSFANGEAVNVDYIILGIPHIAAQELLNEPSLDQPFAELKNGSLLSVYVAFDVPDSILPAEGTGFITAKNDELSCNACTWTSRKWKHTSESGNLLVRLFYKSSHPSFESLKEMNEDELLKVALADISKSLGITAKPVSNEITDWSNTMPAYQITHPKIVEMLENELAGSYPGILLAGCSYYGVGIPDCIENGQKTAHKIIAQL; from the coding sequence ATGAAAACAATATTAGTAGTTGGTGGAGGAGTTACTGGTCTATCTGCCATGCATGAATTACATAAATGGAAAAAAGAGAATAAGGCGGATGTTCGTCTCATTCTTTCTGAAGCATCAGAAATTCTTGGTGGAAAAATACGTACACTTAGTGATAGCGGCTTTGTGATGGAAACAGGAGCGGATTCAATCGTAGCTCGAAAAGCGAATACAATGACATTTATTAAGGATTTAGGATTAGAAAATGAAGTGGTCTATAATGCAACAGGGCGTTCATTTATTTATGTAGATGGAGAGTTGAAATCTATTCCTGATGACTCCATTTTTGGAATTCCAATGAGTATAGAATCACTAGCAAAAAGTACACTGATATCAGCTGAAGGAAAGGTAGAGGCTCTAAAGGATTTTTATACGAAGAATGAATCCTTTACAAAGGATGATTCTGTTGGATCGTTTCTGGAGTTTTGTTTTGGAAAAGAATTAGTTGAAAAACAAATCGGGCCAGTGTTGTCCGGTGTATACTCAGGAACCCTTGCTGACTTGACAATTGCATCAACCCTTCCTTACCTGATTGATTATAAGAATGAGTACGGGAGTGTGATTAAAGGGTTCGAGGCGCACAAGGCAAAATTTCAAAATTCGTCAGGTGGACAAAAGTTTATCTCCTTTAATACTGGAATGGGTACTCTAATTGATGCTTATGAAGATACTTTTAAAGATGATGTAGAGGTTTTAAAAAACCACCCAGTAACAGCTATTGATAAAAATGATGAAGGTTACAGAGTCAGCTTTGCAAATGGTGAAGCGGTAAATGTGGATTATATTATTTTAGGCATCCCTCATATAGCAGCACAGGAGTTGTTAAACGAACCTAGTTTGGACCAACCATTTGCTGAATTGAAAAATGGCTCTCTATTAAGTGTATATGTTGCCTTTGATGTACCAGATTCGATTCTGCCTGCTGAAGGTACAGGGTTTATCACAGCAAAAAATGATGAACTATCTTGTAATGCATGTACATGGACAAGTCGAAAATGGAAACATACATCAGAAAGTGGTAATTTGCTCGTTAGACTCTTCTATAAGAGCAGTCATCCTTCATTTGAATCATTAAAAGAAATGAATGAAGATGAATTATTAAAAGTAGCACTTGCAGACATATCAAAAAGCTTAGGGATAACAGCTAAACCAGTTTCTAATGAAATAACAGATTGGTCAAATACGATGCCAGCATATCAAATCACGCATCCAAAAATCGTAGAAATGCTCGAAAACGAACTAGCTGGCTCCTATCCAGGAATCCTGTTAGCTGGGTGCTCCTACTATGGAGTTGGAATACCAGACTGCATCGAAAACGGACAAAAAACGGCCCACAAAATAATAGCCCAACTATAA
- a CDS encoding acyl-CoA dehydrogenase family protein, giving the protein MNIASQENETRGNNSYTFNEFLEKRESLDWYRDEPFLQKAAKHYVRSDYDQVHEKIRSFSPTVSLKWNKLADQIARPEVRPYMLHFDAFNHRIDRIVRPMEMHQLEQEVFGEGMFSSKMTPWESFIKRMLTHQLGEAGVACPLTCTHGLIGILEQFPNPEIPELQEILEHTKEGINGEFAIGAQFMTEIQGGSDLPANLLEAVPDGKNYRLYGNKFFCSVAHADYSVVTAKISGSDKVSTFIVPSWLPGEKEKEKRNSYEINRIKWKLGTAELPTGEINYKGALAYPIGPKDKGIAVAVGIVLTLSRLEIGIACAGFMLRAAREANLYADFRMVFGKKVKEFPLAASKLKYIEDAAHRTTAGAFKIYDLFLKLEQPLNPGINSESPLETRKQLFNFRELVLLQKICTTNEGVKVLNEAMSIFAGHGVMEEFSSLPRIFRDVVVNEQWEGPRNLLLTQIYRDIQRVIDWYTPKEFVASVLDGAAHETIEKFSAKLEDLLQRPVLGEVSDASMEAATEWDEFCSDFFKAYQEVALSEIK; this is encoded by the coding sequence ATGAACATAGCTTCCCAGGAAAACGAAACAAGAGGAAATAATTCATATACCTTTAATGAGTTTTTAGAAAAACGAGAGAGTTTGGATTGGTATCGTGATGAACCATTTTTACAAAAAGCAGCAAAGCATTATGTTCGTTCAGACTACGATCAAGTACATGAAAAAATACGCTCGTTCTCACCTACAGTTTCACTTAAGTGGAATAAGCTAGCGGATCAAATTGCAAGACCAGAAGTGCGTCCTTATATGCTTCATTTCGATGCATTTAATCATAGAATTGATCGGATTGTACGACCTATGGAGATGCACCAACTAGAACAAGAGGTTTTTGGTGAAGGAATGTTTTCGAGTAAAATGACTCCTTGGGAAAGTTTTATTAAAAGAATGCTAACTCACCAACTAGGAGAAGCGGGTGTTGCGTGTCCATTAACGTGTACTCATGGACTAATTGGTATCCTTGAACAATTTCCTAATCCAGAGATTCCGGAGCTACAAGAGATTTTAGAGCATACAAAAGAAGGCATCAATGGTGAGTTTGCAATTGGTGCTCAGTTCATGACAGAGATTCAAGGTGGTTCCGACTTGCCTGCTAATCTTTTAGAGGCAGTACCAGATGGAAAAAATTATCGTTTGTACGGAAACAAGTTTTTCTGCTCAGTTGCTCATGCTGATTATTCTGTTGTAACCGCTAAAATATCTGGTTCAGATAAGGTATCAACCTTTATTGTTCCATCATGGTTACCAGGTGAGAAAGAGAAGGAAAAGCGAAACAGCTACGAGATTAATCGAATTAAGTGGAAGCTAGGAACAGCAGAACTGCCAACAGGAGAGATTAATTATAAAGGAGCACTTGCCTATCCCATTGGTCCGAAAGATAAAGGTATAGCTGTAGCCGTTGGAATAGTGCTGACACTTTCACGACTAGAAATTGGTATTGCGTGTGCTGGATTTATGCTCCGGGCTGCTAGGGAAGCAAATCTTTATGCTGATTTCCGTATGGTTTTTGGGAAAAAGGTAAAAGAATTTCCACTGGCAGCTAGTAAACTTAAGTACATTGAAGATGCTGCCCATCGTACAACTGCGGGTGCATTTAAAATTTATGACCTGTTTTTGAAGTTAGAACAACCATTGAACCCAGGCATTAACTCGGAGTCGCCACTTGAAACGAGAAAGCAATTATTTAATTTTAGAGAATTAGTACTTTTACAAAAGATATGTACCACAAATGAAGGGGTTAAGGTTTTAAATGAAGCCATGTCAATATTCGCTGGTCATGGTGTCATGGAGGAATTTTCATCGCTACCACGTATTTTTCGTGATGTTGTCGTTAACGAGCAATGGGAGGGACCAAGAAACTTATTATTAACCCAAATATATCGTGACATACAAAGAGTCATAGATTGGTATACCCCAAAGGAATTTGTCGCTAGCGTACTTGACGGAGCAGCCCATGAAACGATTGAAAAGTTCTCAGCCAAACTTGAAGATTTATTACAACGCCCTGTCCTAGGTGAAGTAAGTGATGCATCAATGGAAGCAGCAACAGAGTGGGATGAGTTCTGCAGTGATTTCTTCAAGGCCTATCAAGAAGTGGCACTATCTGAAATTAAATAA
- a CDS encoding GNAT family N-acetyltransferase, translating into MKIEALGSERIADFVAYCKKHKHEVDESFLYDDDLRDFKPDEENPTYIVVNSENNIIATVSLIVDEYNKRGKKARFRIFHSEINDLEIYQRLMEAIIKHTEGLEKVFIFVPMINENLEECIKGLNFSVERYSYLLVREDLDVPEIGLQEGYELRSFEEGKDENIWCEVRNASFATLKGSETPVTPEMVSKMLASDEYIKGGLMILFHGNMPVGVIRGSDDEFEDAPIMNIGPIAVIPEYQGNGLGRTLLRAMLRFAKEKSYKRTYLCVNADNERAKALYLQEGFQQVEAVTCYHYDLT; encoded by the coding sequence GTGAAAATAGAAGCATTAGGATCTGAAAGAATAGCCGATTTTGTTGCATATTGTAAGAAACATAAGCATGAAGTAGACGAGTCATTTTTATATGATGATGATTTAAGGGATTTCAAGCCTGACGAAGAGAACCCGACTTATATTGTTGTGAATAGCGAAAATAATATAATTGCTACAGTATCATTAATTGTAGATGAGTATAACAAGCGGGGAAAAAAGGCAAGGTTTAGGATTTTTCATTCAGAAATCAATGACCTAGAAATCTATCAGAGGTTAATGGAAGCTATTATAAAACACACAGAGGGTCTTGAAAAAGTATTTATCTTTGTTCCAATGATAAATGAAAACTTAGAAGAATGTATTAAAGGTTTGAACTTCTCCGTTGAGAGGTATTCGTATCTTTTAGTACGAGAGGATTTAGATGTCCCCGAGATAGGGCTTCAAGAAGGGTACGAATTAAGATCATTTGAAGAAGGCAAAGATGAAAACATTTGGTGTGAAGTTAGAAACGCTAGCTTTGCTACTCTTAAAGGAAGTGAGACACCAGTTACACCAGAGATGGTTTCTAAAATGCTAGCTTCTGACGAATATATAAAAGGTGGTTTAATGATTCTTTTCCATGGCAACATGCCTGTTGGTGTGATTAGAGGGTCAGATGATGAATTTGAGGATGCACCCATTATGAATATTGGGCCCATAGCAGTCATCCCAGAATACCAGGGGAACGGCTTAGGCAGAACTTTACTAAGAGCTATGCTTCGCTTTGCAAAGGAAAAATCCTATAAACGAACATACCTATGTGTAAATGCAGATAATGAGAGGGCGAAAGCACTTTACTTACAAGAAGGCTTTCAACAAGTTGAGGCAGTTACATGCTATCACTATGATCTAACCTAA
- a CDS encoding MerR family DNA-binding protein encodes MSEERLFTISELASIFDISSRTIRYYEEIGMLTSNNRDSLTQQRSYTNNERRRLKMILRGKKLGFSLHEIKEMIELYESNPEGDDEKKRIIDYADRKLEEINEQISQLEILRDEILAHKEKYIQES; translated from the coding sequence ATGTCAGAAGAACGTCTATTTACGATTAGTGAATTAGCATCTATATTTGATATCAGCTCAAGAACGATAAGATATTATGAGGAAATCGGGATGCTTACCTCAAATAACCGCGATAGTTTAACCCAGCAACGTAGTTATACAAACAATGAACGGAGACGTTTAAAAATGATTCTCCGTGGCAAAAAGCTTGGTTTTAGTTTACACGAAATAAAAGAAATGATTGAACTCTACGAATCTAATCCTGAAGGCGATGATGAAAAAAAAAGAATAATAGACTATGCCGATCGGAAACTTGAAGAAATAAATGAACAAATTAGCCAGCTAGAAATACTAAGAGATGAAATACTCGCTCATAAAGAGAAGTATATTCAAGAGAGTTAA